A region from the Pithys albifrons albifrons isolate INPA30051 chromosome Z, PitAlb_v1, whole genome shotgun sequence genome encodes:
- the LOC139685036 gene encoding acrosin-like, which yields MIVLRLLILLATCVAAHGTSSTCGRICGLRPVPYSTSRIVGGIQVPPGTGAWAGIVSIQNYWTPQWSMHVCGGTLIRPQWVLTAGHCVANRTNPLSEWAVVAGTTFFTDKGPGAQMRRIKQVRIHKHYNVTVYDIAVLELEKPITCTPSIQLACLARSTVSVSAQNCYVAGWGDTWVKAQVPAEARLKEAKVLLIDTQLCNSTEWNMGRLAPDSVCAGYPEGGTNTCQGDSGGPLVCKDSKADIYWQVGLTSWAFGCARPKKPTVFMSTQYYYNWILEQVSQSTAVPVTPTPAKPCPFPREKLQQFFKLLQELLKFLKAKTA from the exons ATGATTGTGCTGCGcctcctcatcctgctggccacgtGTGTGGCCGCACATGGCACATCAAGCACCTGCGG ACGCATCTGTGGGCTCCGACCCGTGCCCTACAGCACGTCACGCATCGTGGGTGGCATCCAAGTCCCGCCAGGAACCGGAGCCTGGGCTGGGATAGTCAGCATCCAGAATTACTGGACACCACAATGGTCTATGCATGTCTGCGGAGGGACCCTCATCAGGCCACAGTGGGTCCTCACAGCTGGCCACTGTGTCGCTAACCGCACAAA TCCTCTGAGTGAGTGGGCTGTGGTGGCTGGGACCACCTTTTTTACTGACAAGGGCCCTGGTGCACAAATGCGCCGGATCAAGCAGGTGCGGATACACAAACACTACAATGTCACTGTGTATGACATCGCCGTGCTGGAATTGGAGAAGCCGATCACATGCACGCCCTCCATTCAGCTCGCCTGTCTGGCCCGTTCCACTGTGAGCGTGTCAGCGCAAAACTGCTATGTCGCTGGCTGGGGTGACACCTGGGTAAAAG CTCAAGTTCCAGCAGAGGCCAGGCTGAAGGAGGCCAAGGTCCTCCTCATCGACACCCAGCTCTGCAACAGCACCGAGTGGAACATGGGGCGTCTAGCACCCGACAGCGTGTGTGCTGGGTACCCAGAGGGTGGCACGAACACCTGCCAG GGTGACAGCGGGGGACCTCTTGTCTGCAAAGATAGCAAAGCTGACATCTACTGGCAAGTTGGCCTGACCAGCTGGGCGTTTGGCTGTGCCAGACCCAAAAAGCCTACAGTCTTTATGTCCACTCAATACTACTACAACTGGATCCTGGAACAAGTAAGCCAGAGCACAGCAGTACCAGTTACTCCAACACCAGCAAAACCCTGTCCATTCCCACgagagaagctgcagcagttctTTAAACTACTGCAGGAGCTCTTGAAGTTCCTTAAGGCAAAAACAGCTTGA